The following proteins come from a genomic window of Loxodonta africana isolate mLoxAfr1 chromosome 19, mLoxAfr1.hap2, whole genome shotgun sequence:
- the TCTN2 gene encoding tectonic-2 isoform X1, which produces MRLPPPASVLLGLLLQSMGKPLWGDLVFIPPVIRMSGPAVSAALVGGTENVTVSLALLQDEMGILPVPTCGLPSNETEDWSLTVTPSMNMLEVTVRLKTDVERCSANETNSLSASPCLVQTLLVSASHGSSCSAHLLIQVEIYANSSLARNASGMKNFAAKQTEIRTRKRMEGQTAENMTVIPNQVYQPLGPCPCNLTAGACDVRCCCDQECSSHSRELFRQSCFTGVFGGNVSPPFDQLCSAAKTAHHVPDWFPFLCVQSPLTNSPFLGYFYHGAVSLKQDSAFGIYLHTDLKDLSDFGYKQGDPIMTVDKAYFTIPQVSLAGQCMQNAPVAFLQNFDVKCVTDLEIRQEQDGIRNVKIKNGAIGGIVTPKVTYEEAADLDKFITITETLSNKGSAPRNVNLEEHYVFRWNNNTISEISVTVIRANIDAHQKGIVTQRFTVKFLSYNSDNEKELSGNPGYQLGKPVRVLNTNRMNDTTTLHLWQPAGRSLCTSATFTPVLFGENALSGCLLEVGINENCTQLRETALERLDSLIQATHVAMRGNSDYSNLSDGWLEIIRVDAPDTGAGPSAWSTPGVCLGVPAQLSIRILISEVGAVEGVPQQEILAMETRFSSVDWQYQCGLTCEDKADLFPLSASVQFIKIPAQLPRPLTRFQTNFTEYDCNRNEVCWPQLLYPLTRYYQGEPYSQCIAKGLVLVSFLVLAVFLSNPWTRICREWNSSAT; this is translated from the exons ATGCGCCTTCCGCCGCCCGCCTCTGTCCTCTTGGGGCTCCTTCTGCAGAGCATGGGGAAGCCGCTGTGGGGGGACCTGG TTTTCATCCCTCCCGTCATCCGCATGTCCGGCCCTGCGGTCAGCGCGGCTCTGGTTGGAGGTACCGAGAATGTTACCGTGTCCCTGGCTCTGCTTCAGGACGAGATGG GAATATTGCCGGTTCCAACTTGTGGCTTGCCCAGCAATGAGACGGAAGACTGGAGTTTGACTGTGACTCCCAGTATG AACATGTTGGAAGTGACAGTGAGGCTGAAGACGGATGTGGAGCGCTGTTCCGCTAATGAGACGAATTCCCTCTCAGCGTCTCCGTGTCTCGTCCAGACCCTCCTGGTGTCAGCGTCTCACGGCTCATCCTGCTCAGCACATTTACTCATTCAAGTTGAAATTTATGCCAACTCTTCCCTGGCCCGTAATGCGTCAG GCATGAAAAATTTTGCAGCCAAGCAGACAGAGATCAGAACAAGGAAAAGGATGGAAGGACAGACAGCAG AGAACATGACTGTTATTCCTAACCAGGTCTATCAGCCCCTTGGTCCTTGTCCTTGTAATCTGACAGCCGGGGCCTGTGATGTTCGCTGCTGCTGTGACCAG GAGTGCTCGTCACACTCAAGAGAACTCTTCAGACAGTCCTGCTTTACCGGCGTGTTTGGAGGAAACGTCAGCCCTCCTTTTGATCAGCTTTGCTCAGCAGCGAAGACAGCACACCACGTCCCCGACTGGTTCCCCTTCCTGTGCGTGCAGTCTCCCCTCACCAACTCGCCCTTTCTCGGTTACTTCTACCACGGCGCTGT TTCCCTTAAACAAGACTCTGCTTTTGGAATATATCTGCATACTGATCTAAAGGACTTATCAGACTTTGGTTACAAACAAGGAGATCCAATTATGACTGTAGATAAAGCCTATTTCACTATTCCACAG GTGTCCTTGGCTGGGCAATGTATGCAGAATGCCCCCgtggcattccttcagaattttgATGTCAAATGCGTTACAGATTTGGAAATACGCCAAGAACAAGATGGTATTCGCAATGTGAAGATCAAAAATGGCGCAATAGGAG GCATAGTTACACCAAAAGTAACCTATGAGGAAGCAGCTGACCTAGACAAATTCATCACCATTACAG AAACTCTTTCAAATAAGGGATCAGCTCCCAGAAATGTGAATTTGGAGGAGCACTATGTTTTCAGGTGGAATAATAATACAATCAGTGAAATAAGTGTCACAGTTATTAGGGCAAACATTGATGCCCACCAGAAAG gaataGTGACACAGAGATTTACAGTAAAATTCTTAAGCTATAACAGTGATAATGAAAAGGAATTATCTGGAAATCCAG GGTACCAACTTGGTAAACCCGTCCGAGTGCTAAACACCAATAGGATGAATGATACTACCACTCTGCACCTCTGGCAGCCCG CTGGGAGGAGTTTATGTACGTCAGCAACTTTCACCCCCGTTTTATTTGGAGAAAATGCGCTGTCCGGGTGCCTTTTGGAAGTTGGGATTAACGAGAACTGCACTCAGCTCAG GGAGACCGCTCTTGAGAGACTTGATTCGTTAATACAAGCAACTCATGTTGCCATGAGAGGCAACTCTGATTACAGCAATCTTAGTGACGGCTGGCTCGAAATAATAC GTGTAGATGCACCTGACACAGGTGCCGGCCCGTCTGCCTGGAGCACGCCCGGGGTCTGCCTGGGCGTTCCTGCTCAGCTGAGCATCCGCATCCTTATCTCTGAGGTGGGCGCAGTGGAAGGGGTTCCTCAGCAGGAGATACTAGCCATGGAGACAAG gttttcctcAGTGGACTGGCAGTACCAGTGTGGGCTGACTTGTGAAGACAAGGCCGACCTCTTCCCTCTCAGCGCATCGGTCCAGTTTATTAAAATACCTGCCCAGTTACCCCGCCCACTGACCAG ATTCCAGACCAATTTTACGGAGTACGACTGCAACAGAAATGAGGTGTGCTGGCCACAGCTTCTATACCCGTTGACTCGGTATTATCAAG GGGAGCCTTATTCTCAGTGCATTGCCAAGGGCTTAGTCTTGGTCTCTTTCCTCGTGTTAGCTGTGTTCCTCAGTAACCCCTGGACTAGGATATGCAGAGAGTGGAATTCATCCGCCACCTGA
- the TCTN2 gene encoding tectonic-2 isoform X3, whose translation MRLPPPASVLLGLLLQSMGKPLWGDLVFIPPVIRMSGPAVSAALVGGTENVTVSLALLQDEMGILPVPTCGLPSNETEDWSLTVTPSMNMLEVTVRLKTDVERCSANETNSLSASPCLVQTLLVSASHGSSCSAHLLIQVEIYANSSLARNASENMTVIPNQVYQPLGPCPCNLTAGACDVRCCCDQECSSHSRELFRQSCFTGVFGGNVSPPFDQLCSAAKTAHHVPDWFPFLCVQSPLTNSPFLGYFYHGAVSLKQDSAFGIYLHTDLKDLSDFGYKQGDPIMTVDKAYFTIPQVSLAGQCMQNAPVAFLQNFDVKCVTDLEIRQEQDGIRNVKIKNGAIGGIVTPKVTYEEAADLDKFITITETLSNKGSAPRNVNLEEHYVFRWNNNTISEISVTVIRANIDAHQKGIVTQRFTVKFLSYNSDNEKELSGNPGYQLGKPVRVLNTNRMNDTTTLHLWQPAGRSLCTSATFTPVLFGENALSGCLLEVGINENCTQLRETALERLDSLIQATHVAMRGNSDYSNLSDGWLEIIRVDAPDTGAGPSAWSTPGVCLGVPAQLSIRILISEVGAVEGVPQQEILAMETRFSSVDWQYQCGLTCEDKADLFPLSASVQFIKIPAQLPRPLTRFQTNFTEYDCNRNEVCWPQLLYPLTRYYQGEPYSQCIAKGLVLVSFLVLAVFLSNPWTRICREWNSSAT comes from the exons ATGCGCCTTCCGCCGCCCGCCTCTGTCCTCTTGGGGCTCCTTCTGCAGAGCATGGGGAAGCCGCTGTGGGGGGACCTGG TTTTCATCCCTCCCGTCATCCGCATGTCCGGCCCTGCGGTCAGCGCGGCTCTGGTTGGAGGTACCGAGAATGTTACCGTGTCCCTGGCTCTGCTTCAGGACGAGATGG GAATATTGCCGGTTCCAACTTGTGGCTTGCCCAGCAATGAGACGGAAGACTGGAGTTTGACTGTGACTCCCAGTATG AACATGTTGGAAGTGACAGTGAGGCTGAAGACGGATGTGGAGCGCTGTTCCGCTAATGAGACGAATTCCCTCTCAGCGTCTCCGTGTCTCGTCCAGACCCTCCTGGTGTCAGCGTCTCACGGCTCATCCTGCTCAGCACATTTACTCATTCAAGTTGAAATTTATGCCAACTCTTCCCTGGCCCGTAATGCGTCAG AGAACATGACTGTTATTCCTAACCAGGTCTATCAGCCCCTTGGTCCTTGTCCTTGTAATCTGACAGCCGGGGCCTGTGATGTTCGCTGCTGCTGTGACCAG GAGTGCTCGTCACACTCAAGAGAACTCTTCAGACAGTCCTGCTTTACCGGCGTGTTTGGAGGAAACGTCAGCCCTCCTTTTGATCAGCTTTGCTCAGCAGCGAAGACAGCACACCACGTCCCCGACTGGTTCCCCTTCCTGTGCGTGCAGTCTCCCCTCACCAACTCGCCCTTTCTCGGTTACTTCTACCACGGCGCTGT TTCCCTTAAACAAGACTCTGCTTTTGGAATATATCTGCATACTGATCTAAAGGACTTATCAGACTTTGGTTACAAACAAGGAGATCCAATTATGACTGTAGATAAAGCCTATTTCACTATTCCACAG GTGTCCTTGGCTGGGCAATGTATGCAGAATGCCCCCgtggcattccttcagaattttgATGTCAAATGCGTTACAGATTTGGAAATACGCCAAGAACAAGATGGTATTCGCAATGTGAAGATCAAAAATGGCGCAATAGGAG GCATAGTTACACCAAAAGTAACCTATGAGGAAGCAGCTGACCTAGACAAATTCATCACCATTACAG AAACTCTTTCAAATAAGGGATCAGCTCCCAGAAATGTGAATTTGGAGGAGCACTATGTTTTCAGGTGGAATAATAATACAATCAGTGAAATAAGTGTCACAGTTATTAGGGCAAACATTGATGCCCACCAGAAAG gaataGTGACACAGAGATTTACAGTAAAATTCTTAAGCTATAACAGTGATAATGAAAAGGAATTATCTGGAAATCCAG GGTACCAACTTGGTAAACCCGTCCGAGTGCTAAACACCAATAGGATGAATGATACTACCACTCTGCACCTCTGGCAGCCCG CTGGGAGGAGTTTATGTACGTCAGCAACTTTCACCCCCGTTTTATTTGGAGAAAATGCGCTGTCCGGGTGCCTTTTGGAAGTTGGGATTAACGAGAACTGCACTCAGCTCAG GGAGACCGCTCTTGAGAGACTTGATTCGTTAATACAAGCAACTCATGTTGCCATGAGAGGCAACTCTGATTACAGCAATCTTAGTGACGGCTGGCTCGAAATAATAC GTGTAGATGCACCTGACACAGGTGCCGGCCCGTCTGCCTGGAGCACGCCCGGGGTCTGCCTGGGCGTTCCTGCTCAGCTGAGCATCCGCATCCTTATCTCTGAGGTGGGCGCAGTGGAAGGGGTTCCTCAGCAGGAGATACTAGCCATGGAGACAAG gttttcctcAGTGGACTGGCAGTACCAGTGTGGGCTGACTTGTGAAGACAAGGCCGACCTCTTCCCTCTCAGCGCATCGGTCCAGTTTATTAAAATACCTGCCCAGTTACCCCGCCCACTGACCAG ATTCCAGACCAATTTTACGGAGTACGACTGCAACAGAAATGAGGTGTGCTGGCCACAGCTTCTATACCCGTTGACTCGGTATTATCAAG GGGAGCCTTATTCTCAGTGCATTGCCAAGGGCTTAGTCTTGGTCTCTTTCCTCGTGTTAGCTGTGTTCCTCAGTAACCCCTGGACTAGGATATGCAGAGAGTGGAATTCATCCGCCACCTGA
- the TCTN2 gene encoding tectonic-2 isoform X2, with protein MRLPPPASVLLGLLLQSMGKPLWGDLVFIPPVIRMSGPAVSAALVGGTENVTVSLALLQDEMGILPVPTCGLPSNETEDWSLTVTPSMNMLEVTVRLKTDVERCSANETNSLSASPCLVQTLLVSASHGSSCSAHLLIQVEIYANSSLARNASGMKNFAAKQTEIRTRKRMEGQTAENMTVIPNQVYQPLGPCPCNLTAGACDVRCCCDQECSSHSRELFRQSCFTGVFGGNVSPPFDQLCSAAKTAHHVPDWFPFLSLKQDSAFGIYLHTDLKDLSDFGYKQGDPIMTVDKAYFTIPQVSLAGQCMQNAPVAFLQNFDVKCVTDLEIRQEQDGIRNVKIKNGAIGGIVTPKVTYEEAADLDKFITITETLSNKGSAPRNVNLEEHYVFRWNNNTISEISVTVIRANIDAHQKGIVTQRFTVKFLSYNSDNEKELSGNPGYQLGKPVRVLNTNRMNDTTTLHLWQPAGRSLCTSATFTPVLFGENALSGCLLEVGINENCTQLRETALERLDSLIQATHVAMRGNSDYSNLSDGWLEIIRVDAPDTGAGPSAWSTPGVCLGVPAQLSIRILISEVGAVEGVPQQEILAMETRFSSVDWQYQCGLTCEDKADLFPLSASVQFIKIPAQLPRPLTRFQTNFTEYDCNRNEVCWPQLLYPLTRYYQGEPYSQCIAKGLVLVSFLVLAVFLSNPWTRICREWNSSAT; from the exons ATGCGCCTTCCGCCGCCCGCCTCTGTCCTCTTGGGGCTCCTTCTGCAGAGCATGGGGAAGCCGCTGTGGGGGGACCTGG TTTTCATCCCTCCCGTCATCCGCATGTCCGGCCCTGCGGTCAGCGCGGCTCTGGTTGGAGGTACCGAGAATGTTACCGTGTCCCTGGCTCTGCTTCAGGACGAGATGG GAATATTGCCGGTTCCAACTTGTGGCTTGCCCAGCAATGAGACGGAAGACTGGAGTTTGACTGTGACTCCCAGTATG AACATGTTGGAAGTGACAGTGAGGCTGAAGACGGATGTGGAGCGCTGTTCCGCTAATGAGACGAATTCCCTCTCAGCGTCTCCGTGTCTCGTCCAGACCCTCCTGGTGTCAGCGTCTCACGGCTCATCCTGCTCAGCACATTTACTCATTCAAGTTGAAATTTATGCCAACTCTTCCCTGGCCCGTAATGCGTCAG GCATGAAAAATTTTGCAGCCAAGCAGACAGAGATCAGAACAAGGAAAAGGATGGAAGGACAGACAGCAG AGAACATGACTGTTATTCCTAACCAGGTCTATCAGCCCCTTGGTCCTTGTCCTTGTAATCTGACAGCCGGGGCCTGTGATGTTCGCTGCTGCTGTGACCAG GAGTGCTCGTCACACTCAAGAGAACTCTTCAGACAGTCCTGCTTTACCGGCGTGTTTGGAGGAAACGTCAGCCCTCCTTTTGATCAGCTTTGCTCAGCAGCGAAGACAGCACACCACGTCCCCGACTGGTTCCCCTTCCT TTCCCTTAAACAAGACTCTGCTTTTGGAATATATCTGCATACTGATCTAAAGGACTTATCAGACTTTGGTTACAAACAAGGAGATCCAATTATGACTGTAGATAAAGCCTATTTCACTATTCCACAG GTGTCCTTGGCTGGGCAATGTATGCAGAATGCCCCCgtggcattccttcagaattttgATGTCAAATGCGTTACAGATTTGGAAATACGCCAAGAACAAGATGGTATTCGCAATGTGAAGATCAAAAATGGCGCAATAGGAG GCATAGTTACACCAAAAGTAACCTATGAGGAAGCAGCTGACCTAGACAAATTCATCACCATTACAG AAACTCTTTCAAATAAGGGATCAGCTCCCAGAAATGTGAATTTGGAGGAGCACTATGTTTTCAGGTGGAATAATAATACAATCAGTGAAATAAGTGTCACAGTTATTAGGGCAAACATTGATGCCCACCAGAAAG gaataGTGACACAGAGATTTACAGTAAAATTCTTAAGCTATAACAGTGATAATGAAAAGGAATTATCTGGAAATCCAG GGTACCAACTTGGTAAACCCGTCCGAGTGCTAAACACCAATAGGATGAATGATACTACCACTCTGCACCTCTGGCAGCCCG CTGGGAGGAGTTTATGTACGTCAGCAACTTTCACCCCCGTTTTATTTGGAGAAAATGCGCTGTCCGGGTGCCTTTTGGAAGTTGGGATTAACGAGAACTGCACTCAGCTCAG GGAGACCGCTCTTGAGAGACTTGATTCGTTAATACAAGCAACTCATGTTGCCATGAGAGGCAACTCTGATTACAGCAATCTTAGTGACGGCTGGCTCGAAATAATAC GTGTAGATGCACCTGACACAGGTGCCGGCCCGTCTGCCTGGAGCACGCCCGGGGTCTGCCTGGGCGTTCCTGCTCAGCTGAGCATCCGCATCCTTATCTCTGAGGTGGGCGCAGTGGAAGGGGTTCCTCAGCAGGAGATACTAGCCATGGAGACAAG gttttcctcAGTGGACTGGCAGTACCAGTGTGGGCTGACTTGTGAAGACAAGGCCGACCTCTTCCCTCTCAGCGCATCGGTCCAGTTTATTAAAATACCTGCCCAGTTACCCCGCCCACTGACCAG ATTCCAGACCAATTTTACGGAGTACGACTGCAACAGAAATGAGGTGTGCTGGCCACAGCTTCTATACCCGTTGACTCGGTATTATCAAG GGGAGCCTTATTCTCAGTGCATTGCCAAGGGCTTAGTCTTGGTCTCTTTCCTCGTGTTAGCTGTGTTCCTCAGTAACCCCTGGACTAGGATATGCAGAGAGTGGAATTCATCCGCCACCTGA